A section of the Akkermansia muciniphila genome encodes:
- the rplR gene encoding 50S ribosomal protein L18 — MSTINRKATRAKVRRRIRRKLSGTAARPRLAVYFSNRHVYAQIIDDTVGKTICSASTADASIADPSKLANCATATKVGNLIGERAKAANVTEVVFDRGGFKFCGKVKALADAARETGLKF, encoded by the coding sequence ATGAGTACTATCAATCGCAAAGCCACCCGCGCCAAGGTTCGCCGCCGCATCCGCAGAAAGCTCTCCGGAACGGCTGCCCGTCCCCGCCTGGCTGTCTATTTCTCCAACCGTCACGTCTATGCCCAGATCATCGACGACACGGTGGGCAAGACCATCTGCTCCGCTTCCACGGCCGATGCCTCCATCGCCGATCCTTCCAAGCTTGCCAACTGCGCTACCGCCACCAAGGTGGGTAACCTGATTGGTGAACGTGCGAAGGCCGCCAACGTCACTGAAGTCGTCTTCGACCGCGGTGGTTTCAAGTTCTGCGGCAAGGTAAAGGCCCTGGCCGATGCCGCCCGTGAAACTGGTTTGAAATTCTAA
- the rpsE gene encoding 30S ribosomal protein S5 → MNNETENTAPATEAAAPAQAQQPAPGGRDFRGPRGPRRDGQNGRGPRGPRRDGRRGPQAEAPVEEGPQLAEKVVFINRCAKVVKGGRRFSFSALVVSGDMEGRVGFGFGKANEVADAIRKATESAKRQLRPVSIANGTIPHEVYSEFGGGKVLLKPASPGTGLIAGNTIRAVLEAAGVRDIVAKSLGSSNHANVVKATLQALASLRTSDQVLADRGKKKEKAI, encoded by the coding sequence ATGAATAACGAAACGGAAAACACTGCTCCTGCTACGGAAGCCGCCGCTCCCGCCCAAGCGCAGCAACCCGCACCGGGCGGCCGCGACTTCCGCGGACCCCGCGGACCCCGCCGTGACGGCCAGAATGGCCGCGGACCCCGTGGTCCCCGCCGTGACGGCCGCCGTGGCCCCCAGGCTGAAGCTCCCGTGGAAGAAGGCCCCCAGCTGGCTGAAAAGGTTGTGTTCATCAACCGTTGCGCCAAGGTCGTCAAAGGCGGCCGCCGCTTCTCCTTCTCCGCCCTCGTCGTGAGCGGCGACATGGAAGGCCGCGTAGGCTTCGGCTTCGGCAAGGCCAATGAAGTGGCAGACGCCATCCGCAAGGCTACGGAATCCGCCAAGCGCCAGCTTCGCCCGGTTTCCATCGCCAACGGCACGATTCCGCATGAAGTCTACTCCGAATTCGGTGGTGGCAAGGTTCTTCTGAAGCCTGCCTCCCCCGGTACCGGCCTCATTGCCGGCAACACCATCCGTGCCGTGCTGGAAGCAGCCGGCGTGCGTGACATCGTTGCCAAATCCCTCGGTTCCTCCAACCATGCCAACGTGGTGAAGGCTACCCTGCAGGCGCTCGCTTCCCTGCGTACGAGCGACCAGGTTCTTGCCGACCGCGGCAAGAAGAAGGAAAAGGCCATCTAA
- the rplO gene encoding 50S ribosomal protein L15: MLQLHTIKPNPGAKHRKKRLGNGESSGLGKTCGKGNKGQKARSGGTIRPGFEGGQMPLHRRLPKKGFNNTRFQDKILIVNLSQLERVFEAGATVDENTLRAAKLVQGPCDAVKLLGNGTLTKSLNVVVDFVSASAREKVTQAGGTVTVLSEA; this comes from the coding sequence ATGTTACAGCTTCATACGATTAAGCCCAATCCCGGAGCCAAGCACCGCAAGAAGCGCCTCGGCAACGGGGAAAGCTCCGGTCTCGGCAAGACCTGCGGCAAAGGCAACAAGGGCCAGAAAGCCCGTTCCGGCGGCACCATCCGTCCGGGGTTTGAAGGCGGCCAGATGCCCCTTCACCGCCGTCTGCCCAAGAAGGGGTTCAACAACACCCGCTTCCAGGACAAAATCCTCATCGTCAACCTCTCCCAGCTCGAACGCGTGTTTGAAGCCGGCGCTACGGTTGATGAAAACACCCTGCGTGCAGCCAAGCTTGTTCAAGGTCCCTGTGACGCCGTGAAACTTCTCGGCAACGGCACCCTGACCAAGAGCCTGAACGTAGTCGTGGACTTCGTGAGCGCCAGCGCCCGCGAAAAGGTGACCCAGGCCGGTGGCACCGTCACCGTGCTCAGCGAAGCCTAA
- the secY gene encoding preprotein translocase subunit SecY, translating into MKVPELRHRILFTLAMIVVVRLGVQIPLPGIDVMELQKVIEASANASGPGAGLATVLTIFSGGGLQQCGIFALGIMPYISASIMTQLLSAVVPQWAKMVREEGGRQKMTKWTRAIAIVIAIVQGWFLVGTLEHPDRLKAVGLNIPPDCQLVIDPGMQFALMTVLIMVAGTMFLMWIGDQITERGVGNGVSLIISVNIIHALPGAVTLAWKTLVYKDGAVVPMGAMLLVALIAFLIIVVALVVTVTQAQRRIPVQYAKRVMGNKMFNGATQYLPLKLNYSGVMPVIFATAILSLPQVLFSQIAHYNTTLQWIATKMNDWMNPASSGYYIISGLMIFFFSYFWVATMFQPSQIAEDLKRNGGYIPGIRPGPPTALFLDQTMQRLTFAGSAFLTLIYFLPSLLNIGGSIPYLVTQFFGGTSLLILVGVLLDMMRQVETTLLSRNYDGFLKKGKLKGKYSHIQGTGAAAGSRTVTVMWIVIALLVLAGAIAYNAMQ; encoded by the coding sequence ATGAAAGTACCGGAGCTCAGGCACCGGATTTTGTTCACACTGGCGATGATCGTCGTCGTCCGCCTGGGGGTACAGATCCCCCTGCCGGGCATTGACGTCATGGAGCTGCAGAAAGTGATTGAAGCCTCCGCGAACGCCAGCGGTCCCGGAGCGGGCCTGGCTACCGTGCTCACCATCTTTTCCGGCGGCGGTCTCCAGCAGTGCGGCATCTTTGCCTTGGGCATCATGCCCTACATCTCCGCTTCCATCATGACCCAGCTCCTTTCCGCAGTGGTCCCGCAGTGGGCCAAGATGGTGCGGGAGGAAGGCGGCCGCCAGAAGATGACCAAATGGACGCGCGCCATTGCCATCGTCATCGCCATCGTGCAGGGCTGGTTCCTGGTCGGCACGCTGGAACATCCGGACCGTCTGAAAGCCGTGGGCCTCAACATACCTCCGGACTGCCAGCTTGTCATTGATCCCGGCATGCAGTTTGCCCTGATGACGGTGCTCATCATGGTGGCGGGCACCATGTTCCTGATGTGGATCGGTGACCAGATTACGGAGCGCGGCGTCGGCAACGGCGTGTCCCTCATCATTTCCGTCAACATTATCCACGCCCTTCCGGGTGCGGTGACCCTGGCCTGGAAAACGCTGGTATACAAGGACGGCGCAGTCGTTCCCATGGGCGCCATGCTGCTTGTGGCCCTGATCGCCTTCCTGATTATCGTGGTGGCGCTCGTCGTCACGGTGACGCAGGCCCAGCGGCGCATACCCGTGCAGTACGCCAAACGGGTCATGGGCAACAAAATGTTCAATGGAGCTACGCAATACCTGCCGCTCAAGCTTAACTACTCCGGCGTGATGCCCGTCATTTTCGCCACGGCTATCCTCTCCCTGCCGCAGGTGCTCTTCTCCCAGATCGCCCACTATAACACCACGCTGCAATGGATCGCCACCAAGATGAATGACTGGATGAACCCCGCTTCCTCCGGCTACTACATCATCTCCGGCCTCATGATCTTCTTCTTCTCCTACTTCTGGGTGGCTACCATGTTCCAGCCCTCCCAGATCGCTGAAGACCTGAAGCGCAACGGCGGCTACATTCCCGGCATCCGCCCCGGCCCCCCCACCGCCCTGTTCCTGGACCAGACCATGCAGAGGCTGACCTTTGCCGGTTCCGCGTTCCTGACCCTCATTTACTTCCTGCCCTCCCTGCTGAACATCGGCGGCAGCATCCCCTACCTGGTTACCCAGTTCTTCGGGGGCACCAGCCTTCTGATCCTGGTCGGCGTGCTGCTTGACATGATGCGCCAGGTGGAGACCACTCTTCTCTCCCGCAACTACGACGGCTTCCTGAAGAAAGGCAAGCTTAAGGGCAAATACAGCCACATCCAGGGCACCGGCGCCGCCGCAGGCAGCCGCACGGTCACCGTCATGTGGATCGTCATCGCCCTGCTTGTGCTGGCCGGAGCCATCGCCTACAACGCCATGCAGTAA
- a CDS encoding adenylate kinase family protein, whose amino-acid sequence MKELKHFILVGPPASGKGTQGRFLADTFNLNSLSTGSLLRREVESCTELGRKALGYMDKAMLVPDEIVNDMVRGWLSEMDNDAWLLDGYPRTVAQAEALDHFLTQRGTSVDVVVWMDVSKELIEERIMHRRECSTCGYVVQTSEEECSKCGGKMVSRKDDNLEAFARRWKDFEAMTLPVARYYEARGLVVKMTVTEEREPAEVSRELARKLEEYRQ is encoded by the coding sequence ATGAAGGAACTCAAGCATTTCATTCTGGTTGGGCCTCCCGCATCCGGCAAAGGAACCCAGGGCCGGTTTCTGGCTGATACTTTCAACCTGAACTCCCTGAGCACCGGTTCCCTGCTGCGGCGGGAAGTGGAATCCTGCACGGAGCTGGGCCGGAAGGCCCTGGGCTATATGGACAAGGCCATGCTGGTTCCGGACGAAATCGTCAATGACATGGTGCGCGGCTGGCTCTCGGAAATGGACAATGACGCGTGGCTGCTGGACGGTTATCCCCGGACGGTGGCTCAGGCGGAAGCCCTGGATCACTTTCTGACCCAGCGTGGAACATCCGTGGACGTAGTCGTCTGGATGGACGTATCCAAGGAACTTATTGAAGAACGCATCATGCACCGCCGGGAATGCTCCACATGCGGCTATGTGGTGCAGACGTCGGAAGAAGAATGCTCCAAATGCGGTGGTAAAATGGTCTCCCGCAAGGATGATAACCTGGAAGCCTTCGCGCGCCGCTGGAAAGACTTTGAAGCCATGACGCTGCCCGTAGCCAGGTACTACGAAGCCCGCGGCCTGGTGGTTAAAATGACCGTGACCGAGGAACGGGAACCGGCGGAGGTTTCCCGGGAACTGGCCCGCAAGCTGGAAGAATACCGGCAATAG
- the map gene encoding type I methionyl aminopeptidase — protein MAERIHIKSPGEVAKMQKAGAVTAEILMEIGAEVQAGRTTREIDDIAREIFKKHKVGNSFYQYRGFPGQLCISINEEVVHGSGGPRRIQNGDIVSLDVGAIVDGWHGDNAMTVPVGMVDPEKLRLLAVTEESLFRAIELVRPGALLADVCAAVEGFVRPRGYTVVRDFVGHGIGRHLHEEPQIPNYRPHYKLPRLKKGMALAIEPMVNAGRPSVKILDDGWTVITADGKPSAHFEHTVIVTDGEPLITTARPRIALPEQLGIAPL, from the coding sequence ATGGCTGAACGAATCCACATCAAGTCTCCCGGTGAAGTTGCCAAGATGCAGAAGGCCGGAGCTGTAACGGCGGAAATCTTGATGGAGATCGGAGCCGAGGTCCAGGCGGGCCGCACCACGCGTGAAATAGACGACATAGCGCGTGAAATTTTCAAAAAGCACAAGGTTGGCAACTCCTTTTACCAGTATCGCGGGTTTCCCGGCCAACTCTGCATTTCCATCAATGAGGAAGTAGTGCACGGTAGCGGCGGTCCGCGCCGCATCCAGAACGGGGACATTGTCAGCCTGGACGTGGGCGCCATTGTGGACGGCTGGCATGGGGACAACGCCATGACCGTTCCGGTTGGCATGGTGGACCCGGAAAAGCTGCGGCTGCTGGCTGTAACGGAGGAATCCCTGTTCCGCGCCATTGAACTGGTGAGGCCCGGGGCCTTGCTGGCGGACGTCTGCGCGGCCGTGGAAGGTTTTGTGCGCCCCCGCGGGTATACCGTGGTCAGGGACTTTGTAGGGCACGGCATAGGCCGCCATCTGCATGAAGAACCCCAAATCCCCAACTACCGTCCGCATTACAAGCTTCCCCGCCTGAAAAAGGGCATGGCGCTGGCTATTGAACCCATGGTGAATGCCGGAAGGCCGTCTGTTAAAATCCTGGATGACGGCTGGACGGTCATCACGGCGGACGGCAAGCCTTCCGCCCACTTTGAGCACACGGTCATCGTAACGGACGGGGAACCGTTGATTACGACGGCGCGTCCGCGCATCGCTCTGCCGGAACAGCTCGGAATTGCTCCTTTATAA
- a CDS encoding acyltransferase family protein, with product MTPPDAHVPDPVILEKTATRRMVWVDVARVIACILIIANHMAFYSAELYRWIWAEFLAARTPFFLLAAGYFVGRGAFGPLDGSLFLWKRSWFLFRPYLVWGLAAAVLIGWSPLHEYYASYQPMYAWLKGEPGSGFWPALAAFGRALGIAGHPVDAPMWFLRDIIIYTAVAPLLHRLGNYLLWVGIIMLSLNYFALDLADHDYPIANSLGFFLLGMYISRYSLPFLTESVRRYAVPFLLATLALTWWLVGHREQHNSMLIALGMLGLMSLAILFTEWFPRAAKWVAGLAPACFFIFGTHYIVIILLRESGWITWRGEAWDVLWLCLVPVIFALLAGLFFCMKRFAPRLVPLLGAYGK from the coding sequence ATGACGCCGCCGGACGCCCATGTTCCCGATCCCGTGATCCTGGAGAAAACGGCCACCCGCCGGATGGTCTGGGTGGATGTAGCCCGGGTGATCGCGTGCATTCTGATCATCGCCAATCACATGGCTTTCTATTCGGCGGAGCTGTACCGGTGGATATGGGCGGAATTCCTGGCTGCGCGCACCCCCTTCTTCCTGCTGGCGGCGGGTTACTTTGTAGGGAGGGGCGCATTCGGGCCACTGGACGGCAGCCTCTTTCTGTGGAAGCGCAGCTGGTTTCTATTCCGTCCGTATCTGGTATGGGGCCTGGCGGCGGCCGTCCTGATCGGCTGGTCCCCCCTGCATGAATATTACGCGTCCTACCAGCCCATGTATGCCTGGCTGAAGGGAGAGCCGGGCAGCGGCTTCTGGCCCGCTCTGGCGGCGTTCGGCCGCGCCCTGGGCATTGCCGGGCATCCGGTGGACGCACCCATGTGGTTCCTGCGGGACATCATCATTTATACCGCTGTGGCGCCCCTCCTGCACCGGCTGGGGAACTACCTGCTCTGGGTGGGCATCATCATGCTGTCCCTGAACTACTTTGCTCTGGATCTGGCGGACCATGACTACCCCATCGCCAACAGCCTGGGCTTTTTCCTGCTGGGGATGTACATCTCCCGTTACTCCCTCCCGTTCCTGACGGAATCCGTGCGCCGGTACGCGGTGCCGTTCCTGCTCGCCACGCTTGCGCTCACCTGGTGGCTGGTGGGTCACCGGGAGCAGCATAACTCCATGCTCATTGCGCTGGGGATGCTGGGGCTGATGTCCCTGGCCATCCTGTTCACGGAATGGTTTCCGCGGGCGGCCAAATGGGTGGCGGGACTGGCCCCGGCATGCTTCTTCATCTTCGGCACGCACTACATCGTCATCATCCTGCTGCGTGAAAGCGGGTGGATTACGTGGAGGGGGGAGGCCTGGGACGTCCTGTGGCTCTGCCTGGTGCCTGTCATCTTTGCCCTGCTGGCGGGGCTCTTTTTCTGCATGAAAAGGTTTGCCCCGCGCCTGGTCCCCCTGCTGGGAGCTTACGGAAAATAG
- a CDS encoding HD domain-containing protein, with the protein MAMIQGEQAQDSELTTQAVIYLGPSSMSLLVAEVVQDRIRMLDFLQQPVPMARDIFRFHRISRHTMDRCVQIIGDYLEILKEYGTGSKLSVRLMISNIISEADNVDVFVNRMHVAHGLRGRRIDDGKMTRLIYVKVQETLAQYPGFNKKKVLVVHTGPGNTRVLLFQKGRIVRYSCYRLGTHRTGEAVGEIEYGDDVTELSLLREHMRGQVDQICLDYGGVKGLAGLIVIGQEMQQLRDRLDPTPEGKVACSALVAEAERMSRTTLEQRMNVYGADFAGVDSLLPAVLMTEMIARSLHLNDVIIPGSGYDEEFSSSLIQAEQHPGDLEAEVLHFAGILADRYKADKGHREHVALLCMEMFDQLQDLHRLSEHDRLLLEVASILHEVGSFISQQDHQLHSQYIILNSEIFGLSRDDVETIALLARYHRHEVPANSDPMYGELELTDRMRVAKMASILRVADALERGHAQRVNGVRAHIRGRTLELELQGVRETAVEDLALRLKGDLFADIFGYDVVLVPQR; encoded by the coding sequence ATGGCGATGATTCAAGGCGAACAGGCTCAGGATTCGGAATTAACAACGCAGGCGGTGATCTACCTGGGGCCGAGCTCCATGAGCCTGCTGGTGGCTGAGGTGGTTCAGGACAGGATCCGCATGCTGGACTTCCTCCAGCAGCCCGTGCCCATGGCGCGGGACATCTTCCGTTTTCACCGCATCTCCCGGCACACCATGGACCGCTGCGTGCAGATCATCGGGGACTATCTGGAAATCCTCAAGGAATACGGAACCGGCAGCAAGCTCTCCGTCCGCCTCATGATCTCCAACATCATTTCAGAGGCGGACAATGTGGACGTCTTCGTCAACCGCATGCACGTGGCCCACGGCCTGCGCGGGCGCCGCATTGACGACGGCAAGATGACGCGCCTCATTTACGTGAAAGTGCAGGAGACGCTGGCGCAGTACCCCGGCTTCAACAAGAAAAAAGTGCTTGTGGTCCACACGGGGCCGGGCAATACCCGCGTGCTCCTGTTCCAGAAAGGGCGCATTGTGCGCTATTCCTGCTACCGGCTGGGGACGCACCGCACGGGTGAAGCCGTGGGGGAAATTGAATATGGGGATGATGTGACGGAACTCTCCCTGCTGCGGGAGCACATGCGCGGGCAGGTGGACCAGATCTGCCTGGATTACGGCGGCGTCAAGGGCCTGGCGGGCCTGATCGTCATCGGCCAGGAAATGCAGCAGCTGCGCGATCGCCTGGACCCTACGCCGGAAGGCAAGGTGGCGTGTTCCGCCCTGGTGGCGGAAGCGGAAAGGATGTCCCGCACCACCCTGGAGCAGCGCATGAATGTTTACGGGGCGGACTTTGCCGGGGTGGATTCCCTGCTCCCCGCCGTGCTGATGACGGAAATGATCGCCCGCAGCCTGCACCTGAATGACGTGATCATTCCAGGGAGCGGCTATGACGAGGAATTCTCAAGCAGCCTGATCCAGGCGGAGCAGCACCCGGGAGACCTGGAGGCGGAAGTGCTCCACTTTGCCGGCATTTTGGCGGACAGGTACAAGGCGGACAAGGGCCACCGCGAACATGTGGCTCTCCTGTGCATGGAAATGTTTGACCAGCTCCAGGACCTGCACCGCCTTTCCGAACATGACCGGCTGCTGCTGGAGGTGGCCTCCATCCTGCATGAGGTGGGGTCTTTCATCAGCCAGCAGGACCACCAGCTCCATTCCCAGTACATCATCCTGAACAGTGAAATCTTCGGCCTTTCCCGGGACGACGTGGAAACCATCGCCCTGCTGGCCCGCTACCACCGCCATGAGGTCCCTGCCAATTCCGATCCCATGTACGGGGAGCTGGAGCTGACGGACCGCATGCGCGTGGCCAAGATGGCCTCCATTCTGCGCGTGGCGGACGCCCTGGAACGCGGCCATGCCCAGCGCGTGAACGGCGTCAGGGCGCATATCCGCGGACGGACGCTGGAGCTGGAGCTCCAGGGCGTGCGGGAAACCGCCGTGGAAGACCTGGCCCTGAGGCTGAAGGGTGACCTCTTTGCGGACATCTTCGGTTATGACGTCGTGCTGGTGCCCCAGCGGTAG
- the ppk1 gene encoding polyphosphate kinase 1, whose protein sequence is MSNEYINRELSWLEFNQRVLDQAVRTDLPLLERLKFLAITASNLDEFFMVRVGGLQMLRHSGSRVKDISGLTPTRQLKDIRTRVGRMIEDQYRLFHEEILPWMEINGINPLALEDLSTSQKLTLEQYFNNQISPLLTPLDMDAPEAPALPSLKLLMGVELRDNETGEVRASVVALPDGLPRRVPVPSAETERYVMLEDLVRECIGTVFPGETVLSAAVFRVTRNGDIAVQEEDALDLADEMEEVLVARKFSECVRLEIESSAPAPLHDRIMQIVGAGKEETYDLKGPLMLSDFMEMAFAPGNDQLKVEQWSPQPSPSVDPAVSIFENIANGDILLNHPYESFEPVLRLVEEAAEDPDVIAIKQVLYRTAKNSRIVAALKKAAESGKQVTALVELKARFDEARNLEKAEELQRSGVQVVYGVKGLKTHAKICLVVRREQGMLRRYCHFGTGNYNETTAKIYTDISYLTCDDQLGADASQFFNSVTGRTKLMRFRKLYPSPVLMKARLIELIEGEAERARQGEPARISAKMNSLQDVEIIDALYRAADAGVDIELNVRGICCLKTGPRPNGKVIRVVSIVDRYLEHARIFFFHHGGNHQLFIASADWMTRNLDKRVELMVPVTNGKLARRLKSVLDACFKDNVQACNILPDGTSEHIVRKKGQKAFRLQQYLTKEARRLAKDKERERQQMLEPHTPH, encoded by the coding sequence ATGTCGAACGAATATATCAACAGAGAGCTCTCCTGGCTGGAATTCAACCAGCGCGTGCTGGACCAGGCCGTGAGGACGGACCTTCCCCTGCTGGAACGCCTGAAGTTCCTGGCTATTACCGCTTCCAACCTGGACGAGTTTTTCATGGTGCGCGTGGGAGGCCTGCAAATGCTCCGGCATTCCGGTTCCCGCGTGAAGGATATCTCCGGGCTGACCCCCACCCGCCAGCTGAAGGACATCCGCACCCGCGTGGGCCGCATGATTGAGGACCAGTACCGCCTGTTTCATGAGGAAATCCTGCCGTGGATGGAAATTAACGGAATCAATCCCCTGGCCCTGGAAGACCTCAGCACGTCCCAGAAGCTGACGCTGGAGCAATACTTCAACAACCAGATATCCCCCCTGCTGACGCCGCTGGACATGGATGCGCCGGAAGCTCCCGCGCTCCCGTCCCTCAAGCTGCTCATGGGCGTGGAACTGCGGGACAATGAAACCGGGGAGGTCCGCGCCAGCGTGGTGGCCCTGCCGGACGGCCTGCCGCGGCGCGTGCCCGTTCCCTCCGCGGAAACGGAACGCTACGTGATGCTCGAAGACTTAGTCAGGGAATGCATCGGCACCGTTTTTCCCGGCGAAACCGTTCTCTCCGCGGCGGTATTCCGCGTCACGCGCAATGGGGACATTGCCGTGCAGGAGGAGGACGCCCTGGACCTGGCGGATGAAATGGAGGAAGTGCTGGTGGCCCGCAAATTCTCCGAATGCGTGAGGCTTGAAATCGAATCCTCCGCTCCCGCCCCCCTGCATGACAGGATCATGCAGATCGTGGGCGCGGGGAAGGAGGAAACGTATGACCTCAAGGGCCCCCTGATGCTTTCCGATTTCATGGAAATGGCCTTTGCCCCCGGCAATGACCAATTGAAAGTGGAGCAATGGTCCCCGCAGCCGTCACCTTCCGTGGACCCTGCCGTCAGCATCTTTGAAAACATCGCCAACGGGGACATCCTGCTCAACCATCCCTATGAAAGCTTTGAGCCCGTCCTGCGCCTGGTGGAGGAAGCCGCGGAAGACCCGGATGTGATAGCCATCAAGCAGGTGCTGTACCGCACCGCCAAAAATTCCCGCATCGTGGCCGCCTTGAAAAAGGCGGCGGAAAGCGGCAAGCAGGTGACGGCGCTGGTGGAGCTGAAAGCCCGGTTTGACGAAGCCCGCAACCTGGAAAAGGCGGAGGAACTCCAGCGTTCCGGCGTGCAGGTGGTCTACGGCGTCAAGGGGCTTAAAACCCATGCCAAGATATGCCTGGTGGTGCGCCGGGAACAGGGCATGCTGCGGCGTTACTGCCACTTCGGCACGGGGAATTACAATGAAACCACCGCCAAGATTTACACGGATATTTCCTACCTTACCTGCGACGACCAGCTGGGGGCGGACGCCTCCCAGTTCTTCAACTCCGTGACGGGGCGCACCAAGCTCATGCGTTTCCGCAAGCTGTACCCCTCCCCGGTGCTGATGAAGGCGCGCCTCATTGAACTCATTGAAGGTGAAGCGGAGCGCGCGCGGCAGGGGGAACCCGCCCGCATTTCCGCCAAGATGAACAGCCTTCAGGATGTGGAAATCATTGACGCCCTGTACAGGGCCGCGGACGCCGGGGTAGACATTGAACTGAACGTGCGCGGCATTTGCTGCCTGAAAACGGGCCCCCGGCCCAACGGCAAGGTGATCCGCGTGGTCAGCATTGTGGACCGCTATCTGGAACATGCCCGCATCTTCTTCTTCCATCACGGCGGCAACCACCAGCTCTTCATTGCCAGCGCGGACTGGATGACCCGCAATCTGGACAAGAGGGTGGAGCTCATGGTTCCCGTCACCAACGGAAAGCTGGCGCGTCGCCTCAAATCCGTCCTGGACGCCTGTTTCAAGGACAACGTGCAGGCGTGCAATATTTTGCCGGACGGCACTTCCGAGCACATCGTGCGCAAAAAGGGCCAGAAAGCGTTCCGCCTCCAGCAGTACCTGACCAAGGAGGCGCGCCGCCTGGCCAAGGATAAGGAACGGGAGCGCCAGCAGATGCTGGAACCCCACACGCCGCACTAA